The nucleotide window ATAATTGAAGGATAGGGAGTTAGGCATGCTGGATCTGTGCATCATCAACTGTAAACTTGATATAGGAACTGAAGAGGTTTGTTTGGGAATTGAAGATGGGAAAATAGTTTCTATCAAAAAATTACCCCCATCTGCCAGTGAAACCATTGATGTTAAGGGTAAATTGGTACTTCCTGGGCTTATCGATGCCCATGTCCATTTCAGAGACCCTGGACTCACATTTAAAGAAGATTTCTTTTCAGGTAGTGCTGCTGCCGCTGCTGGAGGTTTTACTACAGTTTTGGACATGCCTAACACTGTACCCCCCACCAATACCTTACAGACATTTTTGGAGAAACATAAGATTGCCAGTAAACGGAGTCTGGTGGACTTTGGTCTACATGCAGGTGTTGCGGATCTATCCAATATCAAGGACCTTGCTAAATACAAACCCGCATCCTTCAAAATTTTCATGGATCTGGTGGATGATAACTTTTTAATGGATGCATTTGGGAAGATAAACGAGGTTAAGGATGTTCCCCCAAATGTTCATGATCTAAACGAAGTTGGTGTACATCCATTAATTTCATTACATGCAGAAGATCCAGATGTGGTTGAGCAGTGCACCAAAAAGATGAAAAAAGAAGGATCTAACCCGGAACTGTATGCCCAGGCTCGTCCTCCACAGGCTGAAATTGAATCAATTAGGAATGCTATTTCATTGGCAGAAAAATTCAATCAAAGAGTGCATTTCTGCCACGTGAGCACCAAAAAATCACTAAAACTCATCAACACTGCCAAAAAGACCGGATTAAAAATAACATCTGAAATTACCCCTCACCACCTGTTTCTGGATTCAGACTACTTGAAAAAATATGGTAACTTGGCAAAAACCAATCCCCCCTTACGTGATGATAAAAACAGATTAAAGATTGAGGATTTATCTCAAATTGATATAATAGGAACTGATCATGCCCCTCATACACTTGAAGAAAAAAAGAAAGACATTTGGAATGCCCCTCCAGGTATTCCTGGGCTTGAAACGACATTACCACTCCTTTTAACCCAGTTGAATCAGGGTAAAATAAGTGTTGGAGATATCAAACGATTACTATGTGAAAACCCTGCAAAAATATTCAAAATACCAAATAAAGGTTTCATAGATGAAGGAATGGATGCAGATCTGGTTGTGATTGACCTTAAAATGGAAGGTGTGGTTGACCCTGATAATTTCAAGTCTAAATCAAAGTATTCACCATTTAAGGGCTTCAAAACCAAAGGAATGCCAGTTATGACTATAGTAAGGGGTAACTTGGTCATGGATAATGGGGAAATTATAGATAACCATGGAAAATTCGTTTACTCTGACCTAGAAGTTGAACACTAAAAAAAATAAAGAAATAAGATAAAGAAGTTAGATACAATAAGGAGGTAGGTGAAAAAAATGTGCGAATCAACTGTTTACGATACCAAAGGAACTAAACTCATGGATGATGTAATCCACATGAAAATCTATGGTGAACGTATAGAAATGGTGGATATTTTAAACCAGGGAATGACTGTAGAAGGGAAGATAGTTGAACTAGACCTGGAAAAACATAGTATTTTCATAGAAGTGGATGAAAAGGGGTTAATTCAATAGTAGTGTAAAATTAAATACAGAAAATTTATTTATTATTTTATTTATTCATTTGAAATTCATATATATTTAGCCCTAAAAAGGTATTTAATCTTAAATAAGCTTAAATCTCCAAAAAACCTTTAATCTCAAAAATAAGCTTAAATCTATTAAAATAAACATTAATCTCTTAAAATAAACGATTAGTATTATAATAATGTGAAATTAAACGTGAATTAAATACCAAATTCTATTTCTAAAAATAAAAAAGAGGGGTGGAGTATTTTCCACCAAATTTACTTGTTTTGTGTTTGAACCTATTTTAGGAACAATGCTTCGTGTGGACAGGCTGGTATACACTGATCACAGAGTATACAGAATCCTTTGAGTGGTACTTTGTCATCGGTGAGTTTCAGCATGTTGTAAGGACATACATCCACACAGTCACCGCACTCGGTACACTTATTAGGACTGAACTGAACCCGGTTCCTTTTGACAACTTCACCATCAACGACTTTGTCCATTTCCACTAGACTTAGTGCTCCTTCGGGGCAGGCAATAGTGCATGCTCCACAACGGGTACACATGGCGAATGATGGTTCACCGTCAACTTCAGTGTCTCCTGGAACTTCAAATCCAGTATTGGTAACCACTCGAATAGCATCGTTAGGGCAGATACGGGCACATGCTCCAACATATTCACATTTGGATTCATCCCATACTAATCCTTCTTCTGATGCAGGTTTGGCTGGTCCTAATTTAACATCCAGGTCAATGGCATCTACTGGGCATAATTTTTCACACAGTCCACAGTAGGTACAGATCTCGGGTAGTTCTACAGTTAATGAAGAAGCTTTGGGTTTTATGAATTCACCGGGACAAGCTTCTACACAGACATTACAACCAATACAGGTTTCATCGTCAACTTCGAACTTGTTGAGTTCTTTGGTTCGTTTTTCTGGTTTTTTACCAGATATGAACACTGCGTTCCATGGGCAGGTCTGTGAACAGACTCCACATTTAATACAGGTTTCTTCATCGATAACTATGCTTTCTCCCACTTCAGGAAGTGTTATGGCATCTACAGGACATTCGTCCACACACATGCCACATCCAACACAGTCAACAATGTAAACAGGACCAGTGATGTTCAAATCAGTCTTTTTAGGTTCTTTGACCCCTTCCACTCCAATGACCTCTACCGGGCATATGTCTGCGCACTGCTGACACATGACACAGTAGCCCTGTAATGGTATGGTCTGCACTTTACCGGACTCTAATTTGAGGATCTGAGGTGGGCAGACTTCTACACAGTCACCGCACTCATTACAGAGTTTTGGGTTGAAGGTGACTCTGGTCTGGGTGTCGCCAGATTCGCCAATAGCCAGCTCATCAGTCTTAAGAGCACCGGTAGGACAAATATCCACACATTTAGGTGCTCCCCCACAAACGTCACAGTAAATAACGTCCTCTGGGGATACGTTAATGGCTGCAGTTGGACAGGTACCCTGGCAGGCCCCACATCGAATGCAGTCTTCCTTGTTAACCACTATCATCTTTCTTCACCCTCTTAGAAAATTTAAATTCTTTTAACGAGGTTACCCTCGCTGTCGTACACTTCAAGGGTGGCGAGTCTCATTTGACTGTCGATTTCGTGGGTTGCACAGGATAGACATGGGTCGTAGGCCCTTATTACCATCTCCATTAAGTTGAAGATCTTGTCGTCTACTTCTACTCCTGGTTTTATGTAGTCTTGGGCAACTTTCTGGATACCCATTTCCATAGCAGGGTTGTTCTGGATGGTTGCGACCACAATGTTGGCTTTGGTAACCAGTCCGTTTTCGTCACATGCGTAGTGGTGGGTTAAAGTTCCTCGGGATGCTTCCACAATACCTACACCTTCACCAGCAGTTCTTTCCAGAGCATCTGGGAATTTCTGTCCAGATAGGTCTCCTTCGAGAGCATCAGCTGCACATTCTGAGGCTGCGAGTAACTCTATGAGTCTAGCCCAGTGGAAGAGTAATGGTTCTTGAGCGTATCCAAAGAGATTTCTGAATTCGTTCAATTCTTCCTGTGCTAATGGTGCAGCATCAGGCATTTTATCAGCAACGTTAAGACGTGACAGAGGAGCTACACGGTATATTCCTTCTGGATATCCTAAGTCTTTGATGTATGGGAATTTTAACCAGGAATATGGTTTAACTTTTTCACCAATGTAATCCAGGTAGTCGGATGGGGCAAATTCAGCATAAGGGTTTCCTTCTTTGTCTTTCATCCGGACATTTCCGTCGTACATATCCCATACGCCGTTTTTAACCAGTCCAGTGTGGTAAGTTTCCACGTAACCTAAGGTTTTCACCAGGTCCAGGTTTTCTTCGAAAATTGGTTTAGCCAGTTCAAGGGTAGCTACAGATAATTCCACGTTCCTCTGAGCCTTCTTAAGAAGGTCTTTCTGGGTTTCATCATCCAGACTGGTAGAAATACCACCAGGAGTAGAGGATGTGGGGTGTATAGGTCGTCCACCTGTGGCTTTAATGAGATCTAAAGCATTTTTTCGGAGCTCAATAGCTTGCAGTGCTGCTTCAGGAGCGTCTTTAACTATTTGGAATACGTTCCTGGTTTTCCTGTCTTTACCAGCTATGAAATCCGGAGCTGCCAGGAAATAGAAGTGCAGAGCGTGGGAGTGCATTACAGAACCCCAGCTCATGAGTTCCCTCATTTTGTAAGCAGTAGGGAGAATTTCATCAGGAGCGAATCCAAAACAGGCATCCACAGCTTTAGCTGCAGCCAGGTGGTGCTGTACATCACAGATACCACATATTCGAGGTACCAGTCGTGGTACTTCTTCGATGTTTCTTCCCTGCAGGAATTTTTCAAATCCACGGAATTCCATAACGTGGAGTTTGGTGTCCTGAACGTTTCCTGCATCATCCAGGTCCACTGTGATTTTGGCGTGACCTTCAATCCTGGTCACAGGTTCCATTTTGAGTGTAACCATTTATTTACCCTCCTTTTTCATCTTAGCTGGTATTAGAGCTGATGGGAGTGTGTAGGTGTAGAAAGTCCCAACAATGTCATCCAGTTCATTGGCTACTTCTTCAGGGTCCACAGTTTTGTCTGCTTCCACACCAAAGTCGGAACCGATAGCACTTATCATTTTAGCACCCTGGTCCACTACATTGAAGGTGGGTCCATAACATCCCTGACATTTGATACCAATGCTTGGGCATTCAGCACCACATATGGAAATTGTGGCAGGTCCCATGCATACTAAACCCTGAGGCACCAGGCACATTTCTGGATCTGGTTCTCCAAGTTCGAACTGACGGATGATTTTGTCCATAGCCATTCCTTCCGGT belongs to uncultured Methanobacterium sp. and includes:
- a CDS encoding dihydroorotase family protein, which produces MLDLCIINCKLDIGTEEVCLGIEDGKIVSIKKLPPSASETIDVKGKLVLPGLIDAHVHFRDPGLTFKEDFFSGSAAAAAGGFTTVLDMPNTVPPTNTLQTFLEKHKIASKRSLVDFGLHAGVADLSNIKDLAKYKPASFKIFMDLVDDNFLMDAFGKINEVKDVPPNVHDLNEVGVHPLISLHAEDPDVVEQCTKKMKKEGSNPELYAQARPPQAEIESIRNAISLAEKFNQRVHFCHVSTKKSLKLINTAKKTGLKITSEITPHHLFLDSDYLKKYGNLAKTNPPLRDDKNRLKIEDLSQIDIIGTDHAPHTLEEKKKDIWNAPPGIPGLETTLPLLLTQLNQGKISVGDIKRLLCENPAKIFKIPNKGFIDEGMDADLVVIDLKMEGVVDPDNFKSKSKYSPFKGFKTKGMPVMTIVRGNLVMDNGEIIDNHGKFVYSDLEVEH
- a CDS encoding CooT family nickel-binding protein gives rise to the protein MCESTVYDTKGTKLMDDVIHMKIYGERIEMVDILNQGMTVEGKIVELDLEKHSIFIEVDEKGLIQ
- a CDS encoding 4Fe-4S binding protein, with amino-acid sequence MIVVNKEDCIRCGACQGTCPTAAINVSPEDVIYCDVCGGAPKCVDICPTGALKTDELAIGESGDTQTRVTFNPKLCNECGDCVEVCPPQILKLESGKVQTIPLQGYCVMCQQCADICPVEVIGVEGVKEPKKTDLNITGPVYIVDCVGCGMCVDECPVDAITLPEVGESIVIDEETCIKCGVCSQTCPWNAVFISGKKPEKRTKELNKFEVDDETCIGCNVCVEACPGEFIKPKASSLTVELPEICTYCGLCEKLCPVDAIDLDVKLGPAKPASEEGLVWDESKCEYVGACARICPNDAIRVVTNTGFEVPGDTEVDGEPSFAMCTRCGACTIACPEGALSLVEMDKVVDGEVVKRNRVQFSPNKCTECGDCVDVCPYNMLKLTDDKVPLKGFCILCDQCIPACPHEALFLK
- the mvhA gene encoding F420-non-reducing hydrogenase subunit MvhA; the encoded protein is MVTLKMEPVTRIEGHAKITVDLDDAGNVQDTKLHVMEFRGFEKFLQGRNIEEVPRLVPRICGICDVQHHLAAAKAVDACFGFAPDEILPTAYKMRELMSWGSVMHSHALHFYFLAAPDFIAGKDRKTRNVFQIVKDAPEAALQAIELRKNALDLIKATGGRPIHPTSSTPGGISTSLDDETQKDLLKKAQRNVELSVATLELAKPIFEENLDLVKTLGYVETYHTGLVKNGVWDMYDGNVRMKDKEGNPYAEFAPSDYLDYIGEKVKPYSWLKFPYIKDLGYPEGIYRVAPLSRLNVADKMPDAAPLAQEELNEFRNLFGYAQEPLLFHWARLIELLAASECAADALEGDLSGQKFPDALERTAGEGVGIVEASRGTLTHHYACDENGLVTKANIVVATIQNNPAMEMGIQKVAQDYIKPGVEVDDKIFNLMEMVIRAYDPCLSCATHEIDSQMRLATLEVYDSEGNLVKRI